TCTGCCTTGGCCACAGTCAGGAACGGACTCCCCGCTTGACGATGCATCGCCGTCTCCATATCCCAGCTCTCGTGAAATCCGTCGTCGAACGATTCAAAGTCCACGAACTCCGCGCCAGCCTCAGGTCGCGGCTGACCGTGAACGCTCATAGCAGCCCGACTTAATCCATCAGTTCCCCGCCGCTGATATGCCGAACCTCCCCCGCATTCGGCTTCGTCCCCGCTACGATCCCCTTCAATACCTCAAACAGAATCACCGGCCGCGGTTTGTTGTTTTTCATATAGACCACCGAATCCGCATCGACAAATATCAGCATGATCCGCGGATCGTCAGGGCCACCATCCCGCTTCCCGCCCTCGTCGCCGAACCACGCCTTCCAGTCCGGCTTGTACAGCTTGTGAATCTGCTTCCTGTCGCGAACCGCCCGCGCAACGCCGCTCACCGAAACCCACTCGCGGCTCTTGTAATTGTAGTACGCGCAGTTGACGTGGTGGTCCATGTCCAGCTCGTCGAGCTTGTTGGTATCGACATCGGTGACGAACCATAGATCGGCTTCGTTGATCCGCTTCTGCGTCGCCATCGGCCGCGATACCAGATGGCCATCATGACGGCGAGTGGTGAACATCGCGGTCTCGATTCCTTCAATAAGCTCGTCGAGCTCCTGTAACTTCTTTTCAGTGGTAGGCATGCCCGTTCCAATCGCAGAACGCATGCCCGCGCCGCCAGCTACAGCTCGACCCCACCCATGAGGTTGGCCATGATCGCTTTCTGGACATGCAACCGGTTCTCCGCCTCATCCCACACCACACTCTGCGGCCCATCAATTACATCCGCGCTCACTTCCTCTCCCCGATGCGCCGGCAAACAATGCATGAAGATCGCGCCGGGTTTCGCACGGGCCATGAGCGCGCGATCCACCATGTATCCCGAAAAGGCCTTTTCACGAATGGCTTGACTCTCCTCCTGACCCATGGATGCCCATACATCTGTATTGATCACATCGGCCCCGTCAGCGGCTTCAGCCGGATCACGAACGACGCGTACTTTGGCCGCTCCCTGCGCACGCTCAAGAATCGCCGCATCAGGGTCGTAACCCTCCGGACACGCCAGCGTCAGTTCAAAGCCAAGCACATACGCAGCATTGATCCACGAGTTCGCCATGTTGTTACCATCACCGATCCATGCGATTCGCCGTCCGTCGATGCCGCCAAGATGCTGCCGGATCGTCAACAGGTCGGCAAGAATCTGACAGGGATGCAGCAGGTCGGTGAGTCCGTTGATCACCGGCACCGATGCGAAGCGCGCCAGCTCTTCTACCTCCGAGTGCGCAAAGGTTCGGATCATGATGCCGTCGACGTATCGTGACAGCACCCGCGCCGTATCGGCGATCGGCTCACCACGGCCAAGCTGCACATCACGCGGCGACAGAAACAATGCGTGCCCGCCAAGCTGCCACGCACCAACCTCGAACGACACCCGCGTCCGCGTTGACGCCTTCATGAAAATCATCGCCAGCGATTTGCCGGCCAGCGGCTTGTCGGTGTACGACCCATCGCGCATCCGCGTCGCCAGTTCGAACAGCGAGTGCAGCTCGGCGCGCGAATAATCGGGGATAGCGAGAAAGTCTTTCTCAGCCTGTGTCTTCATCCTACAAAATGTATCTCCGCAGGTCCTCATCCTCGACGATATCCTTCAACCGCTCCACCACCATCGCACGGTCCACGACAACATCACCCGCGCCCCGATCGGGAAGGTCGAACATCACTTCCTCGAGGAGCGTCGTCATTACCGTGTGAAGCCGCCGTGCTCCAATGTTTTCCATCCGGTCATTCACATGCGCCGCAATCTTCGCAATCTCGGCGATACCATCTTCGGTAAAGGTCAGTTTGGCGCCATCCGCCTCTACAAGCGCCGAGTACTGGCGGGTGAGAGCGTTCTCCGGCTCGGTCATGATGCGGACGAAGTCGGCCTCGGTGAGGGGCTTCAACTCGACACGAATCGGGAACCGTCCCTGAAGCTCGGGAATCAGATCACTCGGCTTCGATACGTGAAATGCGCCCGCGGCAACGAACAACACGTGATCGGTCTTCACCATTCCATGCTTCGTCTGCACGTTGGAGCCTTCGACAATCGGCAGCAGATCGCGCTGAACCCCCTCGCGCGAGACATCGGGCCCGCCACCCTGACTTCGCTGCCCCGCGATCTTGTCGATCTCGTCGAGGAAGATGATACCCATCGTCTCGACCCGCTCGAGAGCGTCTCCGACGACATCCTCGTCGTCGATCAGCTTGTCGAGCTCCTGCTCGAGAAGAATCCGCCGCGCTTCAGACACCTTCACCGTGCGCTTCTTTGTGCGCTTCGGCATCATCTCCTGGAGCATGTCGGAAAAATTGCCCATTCCTTCGGGCGCACCCTGAGGAACCATCATGTCGAACATCATCGGAGAGCTCTGCGTCACCTCGATCTCCACTTCCCTGCTCTCGAGCTGGCCGTCGACGAGCAACTGTCGGAGCTTGTCACGGGTGCGCCGGTAGCGCTCCTGATCGACGTCCATTTCGGGGGAAACATTGCCACTTGACGAAACCAGAAAAATCGGCGCGTCGTTCGCACCCGCGGCATCCGTGGAAGGCGCGGATTTTTTGTCGGCCGGCACCGGCAGCAACAGATCGAGCAGACGGTTCTCGACTTTGTCGTGCGCCAGATCTTCGACCTCGGTTTCACGCTCCGTGCGCACCATGTTCACTGCGCTCTCGACAAGATCCCGCACCATCGACTCCACATCCCGGCCGACGTAGCCAACTTCAGTAAATTTCGACGCCTCCACCTTGATGAACGGTGCGCCAGCAAGCTTGGCCAGCCTCCGCGCAATCTCCGTTTTGCCAACACCCGTGGGGCCGACAAGAATGATGTTGTTGGGAGATATCTCTTCGCGAATCGCCTCCGGCGTTCGCTGGCGGCGCCACCTGTTTCGCAGCGCGATCGCCACCGACTTTTTCGCCTCAGCCTGGCC
Above is a window of Gemmatimonadaceae bacterium DNA encoding:
- a CDS encoding pyridoxamine 5'-phosphate oxidase family protein, coding for MRSAIGTGMPTTEKKLQELDELIEGIETAMFTTRRHDGHLVSRPMATQKRINEADLWFVTDVDTNKLDELDMDHHVNCAYYNYKSREWVSVSGVARAVRDRKQIHKLYKPDWKAWFGDEGGKRDGGPDDPRIMLIFVDADSVVYMKNNKPRPVILFEVLKGIVAGTKPNAGEVRHISGGELMD
- the argF gene encoding ornithine carbamoyltransferase, which encodes MKTQAEKDFLAIPDYSRAELHSLFELATRMRDGSYTDKPLAGKSLAMIFMKASTRTRVSFEVGAWQLGGHALFLSPRDVQLGRGEPIADTARVLSRYVDGIMIRTFAHSEVEELARFASVPVINGLTDLLHPCQILADLLTIRQHLGGIDGRRIAWIGDGNNMANSWINAAYVLGFELTLACPEGYDPDAAILERAQGAAKVRVVRDPAEAADGADVINTDVWASMGQEESQAIREKAFSGYMVDRALMARAKPGAIFMHCLPAHRGEEVSADVIDGPQSVVWDEAENRLHVQKAIMANLMGGVEL
- the hslU gene encoding ATP-dependent protease ATPase subunit HslU, whose amino-acid sequence is MTSPRTQNALARLADLTPGLIVAELDRYIVGQAEAKKSVAIALRNRWRRQRTPEAIREEISPNNIILVGPTGVGKTEIARRLAKLAGAPFIKVEASKFTEVGYVGRDVESMVRDLVESAVNMVRTERETEVEDLAHDKVENRLLDLLLPVPADKKSAPSTDAAGANDAPIFLVSSSGNVSPEMDVDQERYRRTRDKLRQLLVDGQLESREVEIEVTQSSPMMFDMMVPQGAPEGMGNFSDMLQEMMPKRTKKRTVKVSEARRILLEQELDKLIDDEDVVGDALERVETMGIIFLDEIDKIAGQRSQGGGPDVSREGVQRDLLPIVEGSNVQTKHGMVKTDHVLFVAAGAFHVSKPSDLIPELQGRFPIRVELKPLTEADFVRIMTEPENALTRQYSALVEADGAKLTFTEDGIAEIAKIAAHVNDRMENIGARRLHTVMTTLLEEVMFDLPDRGAGDVVVDRAMVVERLKDIVEDEDLRRYIL